The Nocardioides ginsengisegetis region CGCCGGCGTCCTGGTGCTGGCCCTCGCCCGCGAACGCGATCGACAGCGTCTCGCCGCGCGCGTGCTCGCCCATGAGGTAGACGGCGGGGTACTTCATCGTCACCTTCGAGCCGATGTTGCCGTCGACCCACTCCATGGTGGCGCCGGCCTCGCACGTGGCGCGCTTGGTGACGAGGTTGTAGACGTTGTTCGACCAGTTCTGGATGGTCGTGTAGCGGCAGCGGCCGCCCTTCTTCACGATGATCTCCACGACCGCCGAGTGCAGCGAGTCGGAGGAGTAGATCGGGGCGGTGCAGCCCTCGACGTAGTGCACGTAGGCGCCCTCGTCGACGATGATCAGGGTGCGCTCGAACTGGCCCATGTTCTCGGTGTTGATCCGGAAGTAGGCCTGCAGCGGGATGTCGACGTGCACGCCCGGCGGGACGTAGATGAACGAGCCGCCCGACCACACCGAGGTGTTGAGCGCGGCGAACTTGTTGTCACCGACGGGGATGACGGTGCCGAAGTACTCCTGGAAGAGCTCCGGCTGCTCCCGCAGCGCGGTGTCGGTGTCCAGGAACAGCACGCCCTGGGCCTCGAGGTCCTCGCGGATGGAGTGGTAGACGACCTCGGACTCGTACTGGGCCGCGACGCCCGAGACGAGGCGCTGCTTCTCCGCCTCCGGGATGCCGAGCTTGTCGTAGGTGTTCTTGATGTCCTCGGGGAGGTCGTCCCACGTGGCCGCCTGCTTCTCGCTGGAGCGGACGAAGTACTTGATGTTGTCGAAGTCGATCGTCGACAGGTCCGAGCCCCACGTGGGCATGGGCTTGCGGTGGAAGAGCTTGAGGCCCTTCAGGCGCAGGTCGAGCATCCACTGCGGCTCGTTCTTCTTCGAGGAGATGTCGCGGACGACCTCCTCGCTGAGCCCGCGCTTGGCGGCGGAGCCGGCGTCGTCGCTGTCGCGCCAGCCGAAGTCGTAGCGGCCGATGCCCTCGAGCTCGGGATTGCGCTCGTCGATGGTCGTCATGAAGAGACCTGCTCCTTCGTCTTGCGGGTGGGGATGTCGGGAATGCATGTGGTGCAGACGCCGTCGCCGTGGGCGATGGTGGCGAGGCGCTGCACGTGGCGGCCGAGGACCCGGCTGATGGCCTGGGTCTCCGCCTCGCACAGCTGGGGGAACTCATGGGCGACGTGCGACACGGGGCAGTGCTGCTGGCACAGCTGCTCCCCGACGGGCAGGTCGCGGACCGAGGCGGCATAGCCCTCGTCGGTGAAGACGCGGGCCAGGACCTCGGCCGGGGTGAGCTGCGGGTGGGTCTCGCGGACCACGTCGAAGCGCTCCTCCACGAAGGCGAACCTCCGCTCGGCGAAGGCGCGGACGGCTTCGTCGCCGCCGGTCTCGTCGAGGAAGCGGAGCGCCTGCACCGCGAGGTCGTCGTACTGCTGGTCGAAGCCGTCGCGGCCCGCCTCGGTGAGGGCGAACAGCTTGGCCGGTCGACCGCGACCGCGGTGGGCGGCGCTGCGCGGCTCGCGTGCCTCGATCGTGCCGTCCTCGAGCAGCTGGTCGAGGTGGCGACGGACGGCCGCGGGGGTCAGGTCCAGGCGCTCGGCCAGGGCCGCTGCCGTCGAGGGACCGTTGTCGAGGATCGACCGCACGACGCGCTGGCGCGTCGGCTGGTCGTGTGCCCGGAGGTGGGCTTCCTCGAATTCCACAACACCAGTGTGCCGTTAATGCTGTCGCGCCTTCAAGTAAGGCTGACCTAAGCCGTCCGGAGTCCGGGATGAGCCCGGGACGAGCCCGGGATGACAGGTCGTCCACAGGTGTGTCTGCTTCACTGGATGGGTAGACGGTGGGGGACGTTTCCGGCCCTGTCCACCTGTTCCAAGGATCTCCATGACCCTGCGTGCTGTTCTGCACTCACGCATCCTGCTCGTCCTCGGTGTCGCGATCAGCATCGTCGTGCCCGTGCTCACCCTCCCCCGGCTCCCGCACGTCACGCTCTGGCCCGTTGCACTGGGACTGGCGCCGTGGGTGGTCGGCAAGTACGTCCTGTGCCCCCTGCGGTGGCGGGCCCTGACCGACGCGGGGCTGAGCCGGGCCTGGCACCTGCGGGCGTACGCCGAGTCCGAGCTGCTCGGCCTCCTCACCCCGGGACACGTGGGCGCCGACGTGTGGCGCATCCACCGGCTCGGTCGCACCGGGCTCGGCCGCGGTGACGCGGTGCTGAGCGTCGGCATGGACCGCTTCGTCGGTGCGGTCGCCCTGGCCGCCTTCGTCGGGTTCGCCGCCACGGCGCTGCCGATGCGCATGCTGCTCGGTGCCCTGGCGCTCGGGGTCGCCCTGGTCGTCGCGGTCCTGGTCCTCCGCCGGGTCCGCCCGGACCTGATGCCCTCGCGTCCCCTCCCGCGCCCACGCCAACTGGTCCACGCGCTCGTGCTGTCGACGGGCTACCAGCTCAGCATCGCCGGACTGCTGCTCGGGACGATCGCTGCGACGGGCCACGCCGTCTCCCCCCTGGCGGTCCTCGGCGCCTTCGGAGCCAGCCAGCTGGCCGGCGCCATCCCCGGGCCCAACGGCGCCAGTCCCCGCGACGGAGCCCTGGTCCTGGCCCTCGTCGCCCTGGGTGTGCCCTGGGCGGCCGCCACGGCCGCGGTCGCGCTCAAGGCCGCGGTGGCCTGGCTGCCCGCCCTCGCCCTGGGAGGCGTGAGCCTCGTGCTCACCCGGCGCGCGCTGCGCCGCACGGCGGTCCCCGCGCCAGCCTGAGATCCCTCACCGGGGGATCGAAAGGAGCCGGTCTCGGGACCTTCGCCTCCGGACCTCCGGCCGCCCAGCGGGAACGATGGACGCCGAGAGGGCGACGCCGCCCCCGGGAAGGCGTTGATGCACGAACAGCGGGGTCCGGAGCTCGTGCGGACACGCTTGCTCTGGGTCCTGGGCCAGGCGGGATGGGTCGTGCTCGGGATCATCGTCTACTTCGGGGTCCGCGGCCTGACCGAGGGCGCTGCGCCCCAGGCGGTGCACCGCGCGAACCGCATCCTGGCGTTCGAGCACGTGCTCGGGATCGACGTCGAGAAGGACCTGCAGGCACCGGTCACGAGGTCGGAGGCGCTGGAGACCATCGCCAACTGGACCTACATCTGGGGCCACTGGCCGGTCATCGTCGCCACCATGGTCTGGCTCGCGTGGCGCCACCGGGACGTCTTCCTGAGGCTTCGCGACGCCATGCTGGTCTCCGGCGCCCTGGGCATGGCGATCTTCGTGACCTTCCCCGTGGCCCCTCCCCGGCTGACGGACCTCGAGGTCGTCGACACCGTGACCGAGAGCTCCAACGCCTATCGGGTCCTGCAGCCTCCGGCCTTCGTGAACCAGTACGCCGCGATGCCCAGCCTGCACGCGGGCTGGGACCTCCTCGTCGGCATCTCGATCGTCACGGCCGCGTCGTCGCTGTGGCTGCGGGTCGTGGGCTTCGTCATGCCGGCGCTCATGGCCCTCGCCGTCCTCGTCACCGCCAACCACTACATCCTCGACGTGGTCGCCGGGGTGGTCCTCGTGCTCGTCGGGCACTACGTCGCGCTGCGCCTCGAGCAGCGGCGGCAGGGCCGGCTGAGGGGGTCGGCGTGACCGCCCTCGCCATCGCCCACCGGGCGGGCAACTCGCTCGCGGGCCTCCACGCGGCCAACGCGCTCGGGGTCGACGTCATCGAGTGCGACGTGCACGAGCACCGTGGCCGGCTCGAGGTCAGACACCTGAAGACGGCCGGACCGCTGCCCTTCCTCTGGGACCGCTGGGAGCTCGCATCTGCGTCCGCGCCCCGCCTGGGCCTCGCCGAGCTGCTCGAGGCGGACCGGCACGACACGACCTTCATGCTGGACATCAAGGGTCGACGTGTCTCGGCAGCGCGCTCCGTGGCTCGGCTGCTGCACGAGAGCGGGCACCACCGGCCCGTGCTGGTGTGCGGGCGCTGGTGGCCCTCGGTCGACACCCTCGCGAAGCTCCCGTTCGTGCGCCCGGTCCTCTCCTCGCGCAACCGGACCGAGCTCGCGCGCCTCACGCGCCGCCTCGAGGCAGGACCCCCGGTGCACGGGGTCTCGGTCCACCGCTCCCTGCTGACCCGGGAGGCGGTGTCGGGGCTCCACCGCCACGTCGAGGTGGTCATGACCTGGCCCGTCAACGACCTCGCTGCGCTCGACGCCGTGCTCGACATCGGTGTCACGGGCGTGATCAGCGACGAGCCGGCGATCCTGAGCGAGCTCCGGGCCCGGCAGGCGACGGACGACTGACGCGGCCCGGGCACCGCCCGCCCGGAAGCCCTACCTAGACTGAGCCGGTGCTCCACTCCCCCGCGCCCGCCGTCGCGATCGACGGGTTGGTGATGCGGTACGCCGACAAGGTCGCGGTCGACGGGCTCTCCCTGGTCGTGGAACGTGCCACCATCACCGCCGTGCTCGGCCCCAACGGCGCCGGCAAGACGACCACCCTGGAGACCTGCGAGGGCTACCGCAAGCCGCAGCAGGGCACCGTCCGGGTGCTCGGGCTCGACCCGGTGCGCGACCGCAAGGACCTGCTCCCCCGCATCGGTGTCATGCTCCAGGGTGGCGGCGCCTGGAGCGGCGTGCGGGCGATGGAGATGCTCGACCACGTCGCAGCCCTGCACGCCCACCCGCTGGACACGGGGATGCTCGCCGAACGGCTCGGCCTCGGCGACTGCGGCCGCACGCCCTACCGCCGGCTGTCCGGGGGCCAGCAGCAGCGCCTCGGCCTGGCGATGGCGGTCGTGGGCCGCCCCGAGATCGTCTTCGTCGACGAGCCCACCGCGGGCATGGACCCCCAGGCGCGGCGTACGACGTGGGAGCTGCTCGAGGAGCTGCGCGGCGACGGCGTGACCGTGGTGCTGACGACCCACTACATGGACGAGGCCGAACGCCTCGCCGACCACATCCACATCATCGACCACGGGCGTCTCATCGCCTCCGGGACGCCGCTGGAGCTGACCCGCGGCGGCGCGGCCGCGACCATCCGGCTCGTCGTCACCCGGCCGTTCCCGCCCGGCTCCCCGGAGTCGCTCCGGGCCGCCCTGGGCGAAGGGACCGAGGTCACCCAGCTCGACGAGCTCAGCCTGCTCGTCACCGGTCCGGCCGACCCCTCGACGCTGGCGAAGGTGTCGCGGTGGTGCGAGGAGAACGACGTGCTGCCCGAGTCCCTGACCCTGGGCCAGCGCAATCTGGAGGACGTCTTCCTCCGGCTGACCGGACGGGAGCTGGCGCCGTGAGTCCCGACAAGCTCGACCACCAGGGCATGTTCACCCCCAAGCCCGGCGCCGCGCCGTTCCCGCGGATGGTGGCCGCCCAGGCCGCCATGGAGTCACGGCTGATGCTGCGCAACGGCGAGCAGCTGCTGCTGGCCGTCGTGATCCCGGTGATCGTGCTGGTCGGCGGCGTCGAGGGCGCGCACCGCATCGGCATGACCTTCAGCCACCCGCCGGTCGACGTCTTCACGCCGGGCGTGCTCGCCCTGGCGATCATGTCGACGGCGTTCACGTCGCTGGCGATCGCGACCGGCTTCGAGCGCCGCTACGGCGTGATCAAGCGGCTCGGCTCGTCCCCGCTCCCCCGGTCGGGCCTGCTCGCCGGCAAGGTCGGCGGCCTGCTGGCCGTCGAGGTGCTCCAGGTCGTGGTGATCTCCGGCGTCGCGCTGCTGCTCGGCTGGGACCCCGACCCCGGGATCCTCGGCGCCCTGCTCGCGGTCGTGCTCGGCACGGCCGCCTTCGCCTCGCTCGGCCTGTTCGTCGCGGGGGTGCTGCGCGCCGAGGCGACACTCGCCGCGGCCAACCTCGTCTACCTCCTGCTCATGGCCGGCGGCGCGGTGGTGCTCCCCGCGTCGGCGTACGGCGCCTTCGGCCACGTCGTCGCCTGGCTGCCCTCCGGTGCCCTGGGCGACGCGATGCGCGAGGCGCTCATCCACGGCCGCACCGACCTGACCGACCTCGCCGTGCTGCTCGTCTGGGCCGTGCTCGGCACCGCCCTCACCGCCAAGACCTTCACCTGGGAGTGACGTGATCCCCCGCCTCGACCGCTGGATCGGCCCGCTCGCGTGGGCGACCCTGGTCTCCAACTCCGTGCTCGTCGTGACCGGCGGCGCGGTCCGCCTGACCGGCTCCGGCCTCGGCTGCCCGACCTGGCCGCGCTGCCACGACGAGTCCTTCACGCCGCACGGCGCCTACTCGGTGCACTCGGCGATCGAGTTCGGCAACCGGATGCTGACGTTCGTGCTGGTGGCGGTGGCCATCGCGACCCTGGTCTCCGCGTGGCAGACCGGCCGCCGCGACCTGCGCCGGATGGCGGTCCTGCTCGCGCTCGGCATCCCCGCGCAGGCCGTCATCGGCGGCATCACGGTGCTGACCGACCTCAACCCCTGGATCGTGTCCTTCCACCTGCTCTGCTCGATGGCGATCATCGGGCTGTCCGTGCTGTTCCTGCGCCGGATCGACCACCCCGCCCCCACGCCCGCCTCCGGGCCGGTCGTCGGGCTGGCCTGGGCGACCTTCGCCTCCGCCTGGCTCGTCCTGTACGTCGGCACCGTGGTGACCGGCTCCGGCCCCCACGCCGGCGACGCGAAGGCGCCGCGCAACGGCCTGGACCCGCTGCAGCTGAGCCAGCTGCACGCCGACGTGGTGTTCCTGTTCGTCGGACTGACGGTCGGGCTGCTCTTCGCACTGCTCGCGACCAGCGCGGCACGCGAGGCCACGGTCGCCGTCGGCGTGCTGCTGGCGATCGAGGTGGCGCAGGGGGCGATCGGCTTCGTGCAGTACTTCACCGACCTGCCGATCGTGCTGGTCGGCTTCCACATGCTCGGCGCGGCGCTGGTCTCGGCCAGCGTGACCTGGGTGCTGGTCCGGGTCCGCGAACCCGCCTGACCCGGACATGGCGACGACGGCCTCCCCCGCACCCCCGTGGGCGAGATCGGCCGTCGTCACACCAAGAGACGCGGTGGCCGGCCGTTTGGTTGCGTCCGGGTCCGAACTTTTTTCAGGCGGGCGTCAGCGCGTCAGCAGCGGGTCGAGCGCGACGGCCACGAAGAGGAGCGACAGGTAGAGGTTGGAGGAGTGGAACAGCCGCATCGGCTGGATCTCCGTCAGGCTCTCGGTGCCCTTGGTGCGCCCCCACATGCGGTGCGCCTCGAGCAGGAAGACCGCACCCAGCACGGCCGCGGCGATGGGGTAGACCAGACCGGTGCCGGCCACGGGCCACAGAAGCAGCGAGGTCGCGACCATCACCCAGCTGTAGATGACGATCTGGCGGCCCACCTCGGCGGCCGGCGCCACCACGGGCAGCATCGGCACGTCGACGTTGGCGTAGTCCTCGCGGTAGCGCAGCGCGAGCGCCCAGGTGTGGGGCGGCGTCCAGAAGAAGACGACCGCGAAGAGGATGACCGGCACCCACGAGAGCTGGCCGGTCACGGCGGTCCAGCCGATCAGGGCCGGGAAGCAGCCGGCGAGGCCGCCCCAGACGATGTTCTGGGTGGTCCGGCGCTTGAGCCACATGGTGTAGCCGAAGACGTAGAACGCGTTGGCCGAGACCGACAGCAGCGCCGAGAGCGGGTTGACCCAGACGTAGAGGATCACCGTCGACAGGATGCCGAGCGCGAAGCCGAAGACCAGGGCCGAGCGCGGCGAGACGATGTGCCGTGGCAGGGCCCGGCGGCGCGTGCGTCGCATCTGCTCGTCGATGTCGCGGTCGTAGACGCAGTTGAAGACCGAGGCCGAGCCGGCCGAGAAGGTGCCGCCGACGACCGTGGCGACCACGAGCCCCAGCGCGGGGATGCCGCGGGCGGCGAAGAACATGACCGGGACGGTGGTGAGGAGCAGCAGCTCGATGACGCGCGGCTTGGTGAGACCGACGTACGCCGCTATGACGTCCTTCACGGTCGCCGGGGTCGTTTCCTGCTGGTGCGCAGCAGAGGTCGACTGGCCGACGTAGGTCACGGGGA contains the following coding sequences:
- the sufB gene encoding Fe-S cluster assembly protein SufB, coding for MTTIDERNPELEGIGRYDFGWRDSDDAGSAAKRGLSEEVVRDISSKKNEPQWMLDLRLKGLKLFHRKPMPTWGSDLSTIDFDNIKYFVRSSEKQAATWDDLPEDIKNTYDKLGIPEAEKQRLVSGVAAQYESEVVYHSIREDLEAQGVLFLDTDTALREQPELFQEYFGTVIPVGDNKFAALNTSVWSGGSFIYVPPGVHVDIPLQAYFRINTENMGQFERTLIIVDEGAYVHYVEGCTAPIYSSDSLHSAVVEIIVKKGGRCRYTTIQNWSNNVYNLVTKRATCEAGATMEWVDGNIGSKVTMKYPAVYLMGEHARGETLSIAFAGEGQHQDAGAKMVHAAPNTSSSILSKSVARGGGRTSYRGLIQINEGAHGSKSNVLCDALLVDQISRSDTYPYVDIREDDVSMGHEASVSKVSDDQLFYLMSRGMEQDEAMAMIVRGFIEPIAKELPMEYALELNRLIELQMEGAVG
- a CDS encoding helix-turn-helix domain-containing protein, encoding MEFEEAHLRAHDQPTRQRVVRSILDNGPSTAAALAERLDLTPAAVRRHLDQLLEDGTIEAREPRSAAHRGRGRPAKLFALTEAGRDGFDQQYDDLAVQALRFLDETGGDEAVRAFAERRFAFVEERFDVVRETHPQLTPAEVLARVFTDEGYAASVRDLPVGEQLCQQHCPVSHVAHEFPQLCEAETQAISRVLGRHVQRLATIAHGDGVCTTCIPDIPTRKTKEQVSS
- a CDS encoding lysylphosphatidylglycerol synthase domain-containing protein, with the translated sequence MTLRAVLHSRILLVLGVAISIVVPVLTLPRLPHVTLWPVALGLAPWVVGKYVLCPLRWRALTDAGLSRAWHLRAYAESELLGLLTPGHVGADVWRIHRLGRTGLGRGDAVLSVGMDRFVGAVALAAFVGFAATALPMRMLLGALALGVALVVAVLVLRRVRPDLMPSRPLPRPRQLVHALVLSTGYQLSIAGLLLGTIAATGHAVSPLAVLGAFGASQLAGAIPGPNGASPRDGALVLALVALGVPWAAATAAVALKAAVAWLPALALGGVSLVLTRRALRRTAVPAPA
- a CDS encoding phosphatase PAP2 family protein, with amino-acid sequence MHEQRGPELVRTRLLWVLGQAGWVVLGIIVYFGVRGLTEGAAPQAVHRANRILAFEHVLGIDVEKDLQAPVTRSEALETIANWTYIWGHWPVIVATMVWLAWRHRDVFLRLRDAMLVSGALGMAIFVTFPVAPPRLTDLEVVDTVTESSNAYRVLQPPAFVNQYAAMPSLHAGWDLLVGISIVTAASSLWLRVVGFVMPALMALAVLVTANHYILDVVAGVVLVLVGHYVALRLEQRRQGRLRGSA
- a CDS encoding glycerophosphodiester phosphodiesterase, which produces MTALAIAHRAGNSLAGLHAANALGVDVIECDVHEHRGRLEVRHLKTAGPLPFLWDRWELASASAPRLGLAELLEADRHDTTFMLDIKGRRVSAARSVARLLHESGHHRPVLVCGRWWPSVDTLAKLPFVRPVLSSRNRTELARLTRRLEAGPPVHGVSVHRSLLTREAVSGLHRHVEVVMTWPVNDLAALDAVLDIGVTGVISDEPAILSELRARQATDD
- a CDS encoding ABC transporter ATP-binding protein; protein product: MLHSPAPAVAIDGLVMRYADKVAVDGLSLVVERATITAVLGPNGAGKTTTLETCEGYRKPQQGTVRVLGLDPVRDRKDLLPRIGVMLQGGGAWSGVRAMEMLDHVAALHAHPLDTGMLAERLGLGDCGRTPYRRLSGGQQQRLGLAMAVVGRPEIVFVDEPTAGMDPQARRTTWELLEELRGDGVTVVLTTHYMDEAERLADHIHIIDHGRLIASGTPLELTRGGAAATIRLVVTRPFPPGSPESLRAALGEGTEVTQLDELSLLVTGPADPSTLAKVSRWCEENDVLPESLTLGQRNLEDVFLRLTGRELAP
- a CDS encoding ABC transporter permease — its product is MSPDKLDHQGMFTPKPGAAPFPRMVAAQAAMESRLMLRNGEQLLLAVVIPVIVLVGGVEGAHRIGMTFSHPPVDVFTPGVLALAIMSTAFTSLAIATGFERRYGVIKRLGSSPLPRSGLLAGKVGGLLAVEVLQVVVISGVALLLGWDPDPGILGALLAVVLGTAAFASLGLFVAGVLRAEATLAAANLVYLLLMAGGAVVLPASAYGAFGHVVAWLPSGALGDAMREALIHGRTDLTDLAVLLVWAVLGTALTAKTFTWE
- a CDS encoding COX15/CtaA family protein, with amino-acid sequence MIPRLDRWIGPLAWATLVSNSVLVVTGGAVRLTGSGLGCPTWPRCHDESFTPHGAYSVHSAIEFGNRMLTFVLVAVAIATLVSAWQTGRRDLRRMAVLLALGIPAQAVIGGITVLTDLNPWIVSFHLLCSMAIIGLSVLFLRRIDHPAPTPASGPVVGLAWATFASAWLVLYVGTVVTGSGPHAGDAKAPRNGLDPLQLSQLHADVVFLFVGLTVGLLFALLATSAAREATVAVGVLLAIEVAQGAIGFVQYFTDLPIVLVGFHMLGAALVSASVTWVLVRVREPA
- a CDS encoding heme o synthase codes for the protein MTYVGQSTSAAHQQETTPATVKDVIAAYVGLTKPRVIELLLLTTVPVMFFAARGIPALGLVVATVVGGTFSAGSASVFNCVYDRDIDEQMRRTRRRALPRHIVSPRSALVFGFALGILSTVILYVWVNPLSALLSVSANAFYVFGYTMWLKRRTTQNIVWGGLAGCFPALIGWTAVTGQLSWVPVILFAVVFFWTPPHTWALALRYREDYANVDVPMLPVVAPAAEVGRQIVIYSWVMVATSLLLWPVAGTGLVYPIAAAVLGAVFLLEAHRMWGRTKGTESLTEIQPMRLFHSSNLYLSLLFVAVALDPLLTR